The genomic window GAAATATACAGAGAAAACTGACCGTTCTTTCAGATTTTAGGAAGCAAGCTTAGCAATGAGCTCCTTCAGAAGAGAAGGACAGGTTCTAGTTATGTCCTCCAAGCCGTCAGCCGCCGTTATCTCCTTCAAATTGGCGGGAGTCTTGATGAATTCAAAGCAAACCTCCTTCAACCCATGACAATTATGCTGCTCAGCTAGAGTAAGAATAGTCGTCACCGAGCTCACATCTATGTGAGAGCACAGCTTTTCTTCACATAGTCCTTTGAGCCTTTGGAGATCATATCTATCCGCTGCTGCAAGCAAGTGTTGCAGCCACAATGCTTCCTGGGCTTCTCCTTCCTCACCCCCCATGTCTATCTCCATCTTGGGCAGCGAGTCGGTGTAAATAAAGTCAAGCAAGGACCTAAACACCTTTGCTTCCATGTCTTCTACATCTATGACACTTGCTACAGTGCCCTCCTTCATGGAGCCAAGCAGCTCCGCCTTGAAAACCACAGACCGAGCTGCAAGCACGCATCGGTGGGCAGCGAACTTCTGACCGGACACCATGAATGTCACGTCCGTGCCCTCCTCGGACAGGAAAAGGTCGCTGATATGCTGTTTTATGCTAGAAGGCGGCACCTTGATGAGGAGATCAACTGTCGTGGCAATGGCGACGTCACAGCGGATGGTGAAACAATCATCTTTTAGATGCTTTGATTTCTCAAGGGCGTCTCTTTTCATGAAATTCCTGTAACCCCAAGAGGGGTGACAGCTGGAGAAATTGTCTGCCTTTTTTGCACGAATATATGTTGAATCTTGCTTCTCAAGCTCGTCGATGAAACTAAATCCAAACTGTACCTTCAGACGCTCCACGGCATTTTCATCGAGAAGAAAATAAAGAGATACAGAGTCCGCACACTTTGAGCGGTCGCCATTAAGATAGTAGCTGATGCGCCAACGATGACCTCCTATCATGAAAGGGAGAGAGAGGATGTTTCTGCGATTAGGTGTAATGGCTTTGATGTGCGAGTAGCGGTTAACCACGAGCAGGTGGTACCCGCTGGCCGCGGAGACGTTGATGGCGTGGCCGACGGCCTCGCCATCGCCGCCGACGAGAGAGACGCCGGCAAATGACATGGCAGATGAGCAGAATATATAACTGAAATATGAACTGGACTACGTGGGTGAACTCGTCAGTACTGCCGCTCGAGTCTTCCTCGTGCGTCCAAATCGTGGAAACTCGGCCGACGCTCGTACAAGTATTTCGTCAGAGTTCACGAACAGGATTTGGTCCTCTGCTAAACTATTTGCTTCTGTCAATGGTTGACTCACATCATGCTTTCCGTGTATATATAGACGCGAACATACAACACCATAACACAATAGGATTCTAACTTGAAGCCGTGACGGACATGAACTGTACCAACACACGCGTACACAAACAACTTATAAACAAGGAAACTTAACTAGCAGACGTTTGAGCACATTTCATGCGGTTGGCAAACGGAGCTGCGGCAGTTTGGTCTCCGTCTCTTCCGAAAGCCGGTACTGACATGCAGATGGCTTACTATGTTTTTTCTAATACTCTGCATCgcaaacacaagcgctcatatatacgggcatacactcacctctatgaacgcacacatgcacatccTACACCTATGAGCACCATCGGAAGACTGAGCCGACGTATCATCTTAAGATTTTAGGAAAGTCATCGGAAGCGCCTCATAGTCGACAGGAACGTGTTCTCCCACTGACACattgccggaaatcctgaaataaatacaggataaatgcgagcaccaggacttgaaccatGGTCTGCCTACCTAACTATCCAACCACAGGTTTATTCGCAACGGCCTACTATGTTATGCTGATGAAAAGTGTGGCAACGGGCCATCAAGAACCACGGTTGATCCAGGGTGCATGAACATCAACTGAACTAAAACCAAGAAAAATATCTTCAATGAAataaggctggtcataatggggattgggagtatcatatattagtatcatgcatatgatgctAGTGTATGATACCATCCCTAGTGCATAGTATCATGTATGGGAAACGATTGCCCTCGGCCGACTGATAACCACGGTGCGTCCGCCGCCTCCATTGCGTGTCATGCGTCCTCGGCATAAAGGCAAGTGCAAGCATCTTTTCAACAACAACGGTGTTGTTGCAAATCTTGACGGCGCACGGCTACTGTGATGCAACGTGACTTCATTATGTAGAAATATAATCCTGCAACAAGtcctttgttgcaaaaaaaaaattaaTCCACAACAAGAGGGTTGTTGtagaaaaattctaaaaaatatctacaacaagATGTCTGTTGTAAAAAAACTGCAACAAGACATTTGTTGCTGAAAATTCTGCAGCAAGATGTCTGTTGCAACGAATTTTCACAACAAAGCATGTGTTGCAGTGGTGGATGATAACGCTCGGCCACTCGATGCGTCAAATCTGACGGCTTGCGCCCGgccgatcttttaaaaagatcagcCGGTGAACGCGTAGCGCACCCCATCATGTATTTGAACATAGCTTTCAATGATATAAATTTTTATGACATGCaagaacattttgttagttaaatctatggtcaaaatttggcataaaatacaatgaggaccaataaactaggacgaagGTAGTATGATActtccattacgaccagcctaagatGTATATTTGGCTGGTGACAGGAAGTGGGAATTCTTTCGGGTGACCATGACAATGGCACGATTGAAGCTTTCAATAAAATTCTCGCTTCAATCAAACAAAAAGGAAACAAATCTTGATCGTTCAATTTACATAACTGACTCAGTCTACAGCTTGGATTGAATTTGAAAGTACTGTAAGCCACATGGCTTGGATAGGAATACTGTAACCAAATGGAGCACGAGCGGTTCAGTTGCCAAAAATGTTCTAACCGTAACCAAATGATACTACTGATGCATTTTGAAATCCCTGCTTCTTGATTGTAAGTTTCATATAGGAAGTAACAATGGAACCGTCACTAGTCATCCATTAGCCGAAAGCTTGGCGATGATATCTTTGACAGCCGAAGAGCATCATGCAGCAAGACTGTCCAGCACACCCATCACCATGGCTTTTTGCCGCCTGAATGAAAGGAAAATAAGGCTAATGACGCAATGTTTAGTAAAAGGCAGAGTGCAACACATGACTCTGTTGCTTTTCTAAACAGGGAAATAAAAAtttataaatgatgagcatgatacaTCATTTTTTGGGCCAAAGCACACATGAACAACCTAGAAACATAGATATGAAAAAAGTGTATCTAGAAAAATACAGTAAAAACTAACCTTTTATAGACTTTAAGAAGCGAACTTAGCAATGAGCTCCTTTAGAAGGGAAGGACAGGTTTTAGTTATATCCTCCAAGCCGTCAGCCGCGGTTATCTCCTTCAAATTGGCGGGAGTCTTGATGAATTCAAAGCAAACCCCCTTCAACCCATGACAATTATGCTGCTCGGCTAGAGTAAGAATAGTCGTCACCGAGCTCACATCTATGTGTTCACACAGCTTCTCTTCACATAGTCCTTTGAGCCTTTGGAGATCATATTTATCCGCTGCTGCAAGCAAGTGTTGCAGCCACAATGCTTCCTGGGCTTCTCCTTCCTCATCCCCCATGTCTATCTCCATCTTGGGCAGTGAGTCGGTGTAAATAAAATCAAGCAAGGCCTTAAACACCTTTGCTTCCATGTCTTCTACATCCATGACACTTCCTGTTGTGCTCTCTTTCATGGGGCCAAACAACTCTGCCTTGAAGACTGCAGACCGAGCTGCAAGCACGCATCGGTGGGCAGCGAACATCTCACCACTCACCCTGAATGCCACATCAGTGCCCTCTTTGAACAGGAGGAAGTCGCTGATATGTTGTTGTATGCTACAAGGCGGTACCTTGATGAAGAGATCAATGGTACCAGCAATGGTGATgtcacatcggatggtgaagcagTCGTCCTTTAGATGCTTTGATTTCTCAAGGGCGTCTCTTTTCATGAAACTCTTGTAACCCCAATATGGAATTGTAGTGGAGAAATTGTTTGGCTCTACCGAACGAATATATGCCGAATTTTGCTTCTCAAGCTGGTCGACAAAACTAAAGTCGTACATCACCGTTACTGCCTCAGCAATATTTCcatcgagaaaaagaaaaagagatatAGAGTCGGCATGCTCCGAGTGTTTGCCATTAGGGTAGTAGCAGATGCGCCAACGATGGCCTCCTATCATGAAAGGGAGAGAGAAGATCGTCTTGCCATTAGGTGTAGTGGCTTTGGTGTGCGAGTACCGATTAACCACGAGCAGGTGGTAGCCGCTGGTCGTGGAGACGTCGATGGCATggccgacggccttgccgtcgcCGACGAGCGAGACGCCGGCAAATGACATGGCAGATGAGCAAAGACAGACGCACCCCGCAAACTCCGCCGACGCTCGTGTACAAGTACTTCGTCAGAGTTCACGAACGAAGACAGACGCACCCGGGACGAACAGGATTTGGTCCTCTGCCAAGCTATTTGCTTCTGTCAATGGTTGACTCACATCATGATTCCTGTGTGTATAGACGCCAACATACAGCACCATAACACAATAGGATTCTAGTAACTTGAAGCCGTGACGGACATGAACTGCACCAACACACGCGTACACAAACAACTTATAAACAAGGAAACTTAACTAGCAGGCTCTCAATCAGGACACGgataagtttttctttttctttttttgatggCACGCGGCGCTCCGGCAGCGGGCCGGACACCAAAATAAATCTTGATCGTCCAGTTCACAA from Triticum aestivum cultivar Chinese Spring chromosome 3B, IWGSC CS RefSeq v2.1, whole genome shotgun sequence includes these protein-coding regions:
- the LOC123066014 gene encoding BTB/POZ and MATH domain-containing protein 1-like, whose protein sequence is MSFAGVSLVGGDGEAVGHAINVSAASGYHLLVVNRYSHIKAITPNRRNILSLPFMIGGHRWRISYYLNGDRSKCADSVSLYFLLDENAVERLKVQFGFSFIDELEKQDSTYIRAKKADNFSSCHPSWGYRNFMKRDALEKSKHLKDDCFTIRCDVAIATTVDLLIKVPPSSIKQHISDLFLSEEGTDVTFMVSGQKFAAHRCVLAARSVVFKAELLGSMKEGTVASVIDVEDMEAKVFRSLLDFIYTDSLPKMEIDMGGEEGEAQEALWLQHLLAAADRYDLQRLKGLCEEKLCSHIDVSSVTTILTLAEQHNCHGLKEVCFEFIKTPANLKEITAADGLEDITRTCPSLLKELIAKLAS